The Gemmatimonadales bacterium nucleotide sequence GCAGCAGCCGGTACGCGACGATGCCGAAGATCAGGATGCCCGCCATGACCAGCGTGGTCATGACCGGCCGACGAATGAAGAGTCCGGTGAAGTTCATGATGCTCCTGCCCCCGACCGGACGCTGTCGCCCGGACTGTTGATCTGTACCTTCGACCCCACCCGCAGGCGGAGCTGGCCGTCCGTGACCACCTGGTCCCCCGGCTGCACTTCTCCGCTCACCACGCTCACGTCCCCCGCCGAGCGCTCCACCTTCAGCTTCCTGGTGCCGGCGGTCCCGTTCGGCTGGATCACGAACGCATAGGTGCCCTGTTGCCCGGAGACGACCGCGGACGACGGGACCACCAGCGCGTTCTCCTCGGTATAGAGCCTGAGCCGCACGTTGACGAACTCGCCCGGCCAGAGGGCGCCGTCCCCGTTGGCGAACGTCCCCTTGAGCAGGATCGTGCCGGTAGCCGTGTCGACGGCGTTATCGACGAAGGAGAGCCGGCCCTCGCTGCCGGCTTCGCCCCCGGTCGGCTCCGCCCGGATCACCAGGTCTTTCTGCGCCCGCGATTGGATCACGCCGAGATTCGACGCCGGCACGGCGAAGCGCACCAGGATCGGGCGGATCTGGTTGATGGTCACCAGCGGCGCATCGTCGGTGGTCCGCACCAGGTTTCCCTGCCGGACCCTGAGACTGCCGGTCCGCCCGGCGATCGGCGCCCGGATGGTGGCGTACTGCAGGTTGAGCCGGGCCTGCTCGACCGCGGCCTGGCTCCCGGCCAGGGTGGCGCGGGCGGCCGCGTCGGTGGT carries:
- a CDS encoding efflux RND transporter periplasmic adaptor subunit, translating into MTTFPSMRLHAALVLVTLAGCRKTQAPPPASVPVTVARAERRPVPFDLAATGSVEPLQTVAVLPQVSGPLVRIAFSEGQEVEKGQVLFQIDPRPFKAALDQAQAALDRDRAQATNAEQDAKRYASLSEKEYVTTQQYDQARTTDAAARATLAGSQAAVEQARLNLQYATIRAPIAGRTGSLRVRQGNLVRTTDDAPLVTINQIRPILVRFAVPASNLGVIQSRAQKDLVIRAEPTGGEAGSEGRLSFVDNAVDTATGTILLKGTFANGDGALWPGEFVNVRLRLYTEENALVVPSSAVVSGQQGTYAFVIQPNGTAGTRKLKVERSAGDVSVVSGEVQPGDQVVTDGQLRLRVGSKVQINSPGDSVRSGAGAS